The following DNA comes from Candidatus Bathyarchaeota archaeon.
CCTCTCTTGAGGGCCTCACCGGCCATCTTTCCGAGCATAGTGGTCTCAAAGCGCTGCTTTCTAGTGGCGAAGGGCTCCTTGGTCTCTCTGTTCTTGACGGGCTCGATGCCCCAGAACAATCCTTTTCCCCTGACCTCCCCCACAGACGGATGAGAATCTTGGAGCTCACCGAGGCGCTTCCCGAGGTACCTCCCCATCTTCTTGGTTCGTGAGACTAGGTCGAGGCGCTGGTACTCTTCGACGGCGGCGAGCCCGGCGGCACATCCTATGGGATGGTTAGCGTAGGTCTGCCCGTGACAAAAGAGGTTGTCATCCTCGAAATAGTCTGCTATAGGTTTTCGTACCATTGTAGCGCTGAAGGGGACATAAGCCGATGTGAGCCCCTTTGCCATGGTGATTATGTCTGGAACGACGTCCCAGTGGTTAACGCAGAACCACTCCCCGGTCCTGCCAAATCCTGTCATAACCTCGTCGGCGACCAGCAGCGTGCCTGTCTCGGTGCAGATCTCCCGGAGTCTGGGCATGTAGTCGTCAGGGGGCACCAAGATGCCGTTGCTCCCAACTATTGGCTCTATAAAGAGAGCGGCGACGTTACCTGCCCCCTCCATCTCGATTATATCTCCAATATATTCAGCGCACTGGACCCCGCATCCCGGGTGCTCCAGACCAAAGGGGCATCGGTAGCAGTAAACATCGGGAGCGTGGACCGTCCCGGGGATGACTGGGGCGTAGAGGCGCCGGGGGTCTCCAGTGAGACTGATTGCCCCGCTTGTAGCGCCATGGTAGCTCCTAAAGCGGGCAATGAGCTTTGGAGCTCTCGTATAGAAGCGGGCGATCTTCATAGCCGCCTCGTTTGCCTCAGCGCCTCCTAGAGAGAAGTAGCTCTTGCAGATATCCCCTGGGGCCACCTCGGCTAGCTTTCGTGCCAGCTTTGCAGCCGCTGGGGTTGTGAATCCCGGGGCGATGTATGATAACTTTGCCCCCTGGGCCGCTATCGCCTTCTTGACGGCCTTGTTGCTGTGTCCTAGGTTGGAGCAGACGAGTTGGCTTGAGAAATCGAGATAGGTCATCCCAGTCGAGTCTGTGAATCGTGAGCCCTCAGCTTTCACAATGACCTTTGGGTTCCATGTTTTCTGGTACTTCCAGGTGCCAAAAAGGTACTCCCGGGTCACCTTCGAGTAGTTTTCACACATAATAGTGAACTCCTAGATATGGATAGACGATTCTTTGGATAAGCGTTGGCACCAAGATGATTCTTAAGCATGAGACATGTGAAGTTTTCCCCACCGCACGCGAAGGCCCCAATCACGTACGCCACCACCGTCATTTCTTAACCCTAACATGAGGATGATTTTTCTTGAGGCTCACTCATACGGCATTTTAGGGAGTGACAAAATCTGAGGCGAACATTTCCCGTCCCATGATCTTTACGACTTAGTCGTTTCTGATCGTCTTCTTGCTAACCCCTTGAACTTATTACTAGTTTCAGCTCATTAGGTGGGGAATAGCGTTCAGCTTGTTTTCCGATATGAGACGATCTTATATTTCTGTATTCAAGAACAACTTCCTGAGAATCAGTCCTCCCCTTTCACAACATAGAGGCCCAATCTGGAAAGAAAGACCAGAAAGGTGAATCTCAGATCTTCTCCACTAGCTTGACTATAGCATCCAACATCAGCCCTTCATCAAACCTGAACGATGTGATGGGTATGTTCACGACTCTCTCCAGAGTGGTCGCTGCTATCGGGCCACATATTATTCCCTTTACTCCCTCCTTCTCGGCCCTTACCCCCTGGATGATTGACTCTTCAATAGTGGTAGCCGGAAACTCCTTAATCTTAACGGACCCCCCATCGATTTCGATGGTTCTCCCAATTGTATCAAGGGCGGTCCTCGTCGTGATGATGCCCACCACGTTCTCTTCGTTGACCCCCTCCAGGCGCCTGACGCCTTGGATTATCTGCCTCAAAGTGGACCTCCGAAAATCTTTATTTTCATCTGAAACGATCTTGTACAGAGTGCTAGCCGGGATCTCCGCTTCCTCAGAAAAATCTCTGATGCTCATACCTAGGGCGTTCAGGGTCTTCCTTAATAGCTCGCCGAAACCGTCGGTGACACAGTTCATTAATAGTTCGGACCACATAGTCTACTAAAAGGATAAATTAGTATAATAAGTTTCCTTATCCTATTCATTTTCTATTTTAAAAGGATAATATATATTAAGGAGTTATGAGGTCTTATATTATTGGATAAACGCCAGTATCTCCTATTATGGGGGTTAGATGAGAGTCATGGAAATCAACAACGTAGTGTACATGGTAGCCAAAGAGGAACATCAATACAAACTAACCGACACTCAGAACCTTCCAATAGCACATCATGTGGTGGGAACACAAATAATCTCATTTCTAAAAGATAATGGATTCGATTTTGGAGTCACCTTTCCCTCGGGCAAGCTCAATAACCTCCTTGAGATGATTGAGGACGACGAAGAGATTTTCACAGTTCCTGTCACCAGAGAGGAGGAGGGCGTTGGGGTTTGTGCTGGTGCCTACCTGGCAGGGAAGAAGCCGTTCATGCTCATCCAGAGCTCGGGCCTGGGTAATTCATTTAACGCCATCGCCTCGCTCCTTAAGACCTATAGGATACCCGTCCTCATCCTCGCAGAGCATAGGGGAATATATAACGAGACGATCTCTGCCCAAGTTCCTCTTGGAGAGGCTCTCCCTGGGATGCTGGATGCTATGAATATACCATTCATCATGGTCCGCTCTCAGTTGGACTCTCTGGAGGAGTTCTCAGCCGACAACTTCAGAAATGGGGAACCCCACGTCGTGCTCCTATCCCCTGAGTTGTTCTAAGATGATGCGGTGTCAGGCACTGAGGGTCATCATGGATCTTGTCGAGGACGAGTTGGTAGTCTCAAACCTGGGGGATCCTAGCAAGGAGCTATATCATACGAGAGACCGGCCAAAGAATTTCTACATGCTAGGCTCTATGGGACTCGCCTCATCCATTTCCCTCGGATTGGCCTTATCTCAGGACAGAAGGGTCGTTTGTCTCGATGGTGACGGCTCCATATTGATGAATATGGGCTCCCTTTCCACTATAGCAAACATAAAACCCAACAACCTGATCCTGATAGCCCTCGACAACGGAGCGTATGGAACTACAGGAAATCAAAACAGCTTCGCCGCGGGTTTAACGGACTTGGGAGAGGTAGCTAAAGCCTGTGGCTTTAATCGATGCATTACTGCAGATAATGATACAGAGTTGACCAGGGCCTTCAAAGAATCTCTTGGGAGAGCCGAATTATGTTTGATTCACGCATCCATAGACCGGGACGACACAAAGATGGATGAGATACCCCTTGACCCGGAATTGATCAAGAGACGTTTCATGAGTTCCATTTCTTCATGAAAAGGTCTGTAATAGGATCATTTATTGAAAACCTTTCGAAGATGCTCTTCTGTCATATCCCAAGAGATATATCCAATTCTGTAGTTGTAGACTAGAGAACAGATAAAATGGGATATGAAGTCATCATCCCCGCCAGAAATGAGGAAAAATATATCGAAAAGACACTTCTCGCGATAACCAAGCAAAGCATTAAGCCTGATCGAATCATTGTCGTAAATGATGGGTCCAGGGACCGGACATCAGAGATTTCCAATAAATACGCGGACGTAGTTGTTGACCTCCCTGATAGAGGATTTAGCGCGTTGGGGACCACCGAGATCCCTAAGGTTTTCAATAAAGGCCTAGAACGGGTGTCACCCAAATCAGAATATGTACTAATATGTGGGGGCGACGCTGTTATCCCCGAGAAATTCTTTGAGACCATCCGAAACCATATGATCAAAGACCCTGCACTGGTGATAGCAAGCGGCAGGCTTGAAAGTAACCCAAGCTACGAAGGCGCCCCGCCAAGAGGCACGCGGGTGGTCAAGGCTGATTTCTGGATGAATGCAAACGGTCTTCGATACCCTGAGATTCTCGGTTGGGAGAGCTGGTTGGTTTTTAAAGCTCTCCAAATGGGAAAATCAGTCAAGCGTTTACCTAATCTGATAACCGAGGCCCAGAGATCCCCCTCATCAGGTAAAATAAAGACCGCTTGGAGTAAAGGTAAGGGTATGCGCCTACTAGGATATGATTGGAAATATACTCTAGCCCGTGCTGGGACATTTTTTATTGAGAAACCAAGTGCAGGAATTAAAATGATAGCCGGATACATATCTACAACAAACGAAAGGAGATCTGATGTCGCCGAATGGGTAGGTGACCATCAGAGGAGGAGGTTTTGGCGACGAGTCTATTTTCAAATTAAGTTATTTACTGAAAAACGAGGTCAATAGCGATCAAAATAATATTGTAGTTTACGTATATTTTGACTGGGGATTCAGCTCAAGACCAGCTTGATTACCTCAAAGGATTCTGCATATTTCTCCCCAATATGAAGGCCTTTCGCCCTAAGTAATCCATGTAGATATTCTCTATCAAAATATAGGCGGGTCTTTTGAGTGTCATAACATTTGAGGGCTTTAAGTTTTTTTTCGACGTGGGCCCCGTTAAGGGATATAAAACAATTTTCGTGAAATATGATGTTATTCCAAGGAAGTTCATATCCAAAGATGGTGCTATGCTTGAAAGCCCTCATCACTTCGTTCGTTACTGTTTGATGATCCTGATGTAGGTCCTGCGTGGAGGGCGTTAGTACTAAGTCGACTTGATGCTCCTTGTTATAGTCGAAAAGATACTGAAGGATCTCCTGACGTTTTTCAGGGAAACGTCTCCTGGGAAAATCTAAAATGAAATAGTCTTCAACACCTAATATTCCGAGACATTCTGCGCATTCTTCTTTTAGCTCTTTACGGGGGGCTGAGAGGGCGATATAACTTACGTTGGATCCCTCTTCGACGAATCGTCTTATAGTTCCTCCGGCTGCTAGTTCACCGTCATCTGTGTGAGGGCTTATGACCAAGATATTTTCGAAAAAATTGTTTCTCATAGGACCTCTCTCCATTCTTTATGGAATACCTGATCCATGTAACGTATCATTCTTCTGCCATAATCTATTCGTTCTTGGTATGCGATAACATCCTCTTCCGAGAGTTCTCCGAGGGCAAGTTTAATCGCCAGGTATGGGGCGATGAGATTCTGTTGGTATATGAATGTGCTCACCCTGGGATTTATCTCCACTAACCTTCCCGCAATAAACTGTACGTTAACACAATAACTTAGGGGGATAGAGTTTAACACATGTTCTGTCTGCTCAACTAGAAAATCATCCCGCACTAACGCCCCCTCGGCAATAACACCCCACCGTGCTTTCTCCACGGTCTTAATAGTGGTCAATAAGGCTCTTCCGTCTAATGCAAGAGTATCAGCGGTTTTCTCTTTCCCCTCTAGATATTCCATCAACAAGAAATCCGGGAAATCAGTGTCCTCAACATCCTTGAAAATCTCAATGAACTCATCGAAACTCATGTACTTACTCGTTGGCTTCTCATCCATCAGTTGACTTTTCCGGTCAGCCTTTGGGTCGATAATCCTCACCCCTCTGCTCCCTTTCCCAAAATGGGGTTTAAAAACAATAGGGGACTCTGGATATCCAAGCCTCTCAGAAGCGGCAACGAAGTCGTCCAAATTCGATGCAGAAGAATACTCAGGCAGATCTACTTTTCCCGATTGTTTAACGGTCTCATACATGAGATATTTGTTGCTCGAAGCTTGGATCGCCTCTGGAGATGAAACAATAACCTTTGTCTCCATCTCTTCAAATTTTTTTCTAGCCTTTGCTAAAGCAAGAACTTCGTTGCTGGATTCTGGAAAGATAAGCGCGGGGTTTTCTTTTTCGACGATGTCTATCATTGCGGGGATGAACTCGTTTGAGGTCCCGCTGGGAACCCTGTAAAAACCATCGCATAGAAATCTCCCAATGGCTTCGTTATTTATATCAGTCCCAATTATCGTGACCTCTCTTTCCCCGTTCCCTTTGAGACGCTTGATCAGGGTGGAGGCGCCAGGGCATCCGCATGCTGTTAAAATGATCTTAATCGGGGGGGGCTGTAGGTTCGACATTAACACAATCCTTCTGATAACGTGTTCAGAATAATGCTTTTAAAATATATATAACCTCTATCAGATTCTAGAAGACTCTCAAAGGACAGATCCATAAAAGCTGTAAAATAAAATAAGTTGGTTTCTGTATTAAGCGAATTGGGGAAGGTGACAGCCCAATTTACCATAGATACTTTGCAATAAATCTCAAAGCCTTTCTTATAATAAGAAACAGGTATTGTTATTTTAACTCCAATCGATAAAATTTAATCATAATTGTATGTTTTGACAATACCTAACAAATCTTTCATGAATTGGTATATACTGCTTTTGATCGGTATAATTGAAAAAGTCAATAATGCATTTCAATAAGATCCTGCTCCTCTAATGAATCAAAAAATTTTCCAGACCAGATCGATTTAATATAGTTGATTACCTCCACGGGTTGGAGATCAGAATACAGTGACATTTCAAAGAGAAACTGTGCTGCTAAGTGCTATTTCTGCAGATATGTTTGGGCATTTATTACTCTCTTCATTTTAAATAGACCGTTTGGCTATTTTATAGCCTGCTGGTTTAATGTATTCCCCTTCTTGAATCCCTTTTTTCAAAAGTGTCACACTATGATGATTAGGGTTAAACTTCGTTAAACTACCAAATCTTGTCCCTCGTTTACTTTTTTGCTTCTTTTCAGAGATCTTGGAAAAATTGTATCCCCAGGTCATATTTTTTTCATACTCAGTTATAGCGAAAAATGGTTTCGCGATATATTTTCCTCATTTCTATCAGGGATGATGACTTTGTATATTCTTTTTAACCTCTGATATTCACCTTATTATCTCTGAAAGGACCCTTCCATCAAGGTCCCCTGGGATTTCGACGGAGAGTAACTTTAGTATCGTTGGCATAACGTCTAGAATATTTGCTCCATCGATCTTTTTTCCTTTAACAATGTCTGGACCGGAAGCGATGAAAATTCCGTCCATTCTATGTGATCCCTTTATATCGTTTCCTGAGTTAACGCCAAACACTTTCTCCGCTGTCAAAGAATTGGATACCTTATACTTGCCTTTAAGGGATAACACAATATCCGGGGCATCATCTACATATGGGCCGGAATATAGCTCCTCTCTTTTATAGACCTTCTCGATGATCTCTTCGTTCGTTTCAGGGTTTTTTAATTTCTGCAGTTTTGAAATAATTTCTTCTCGTAGAATTTCATATTCCCACGGTTCTACGATCCCCAGAGGTTCTCTTCCCCTCATATTTATCATGATATTTCTTAACCAATTCGACGCTACTGCAGCTTTTGTATTCTCCCAGTCTATCGCTACAGTGTCTGTGGGTATTTTCGAATACATCTTTGTGACTAATGACGGCATCCATTTTTTTATTAAATTGTATCCGGGCATTCTCTTAATAAATCTAAGCGATCTCTTTGTCATCCCGAATTTACTGAACGTTTCACTAATCCCGCTCTCTTTCTTCCGTAAGTTCCTGATTTTATAGCTAGTTGTAGATTCATAATCGGTGGTTTCAGTGGATAGTAATCCGATTTCCTCAAGCCATTTATTTATATAAAAAGTGTTTTCGGACGATCCAAATCCATGGTCTGACATTATTATAATGTTAGGATCATCCTCGACCTTATCTAGGACTTCCCCCACGATTTTGTCCACTTCATAATAATAGTCGTCTATCTTATCCTTATCTCCCCATAGTTTATGCTGAATAGTATCTGATCCAACGATTGTGAGCATAAAAAACTCCCAATTAAAAATATTCATAAGAGATAACGCAATCTCTTTTCGCTTAATCTCTAAATCTAATAATTCCTGATAAATTTTCTCTGAACGTACATATCCCCCGATATCCGTGTACACCTTATATCCCATTTCGTCCAGTTCCTCTTTCAGAATTTCAGGATAGACATAATTCACGCCCTGCGGTGTAAGTAACCCGGAGATGAGACATCCTCTGACCACTTTTGGGGGGTAAGTACCTGTGACGTTTATCACGACACTTGTCTTTCCCCCTTTGCCGAGAATATCATAGACCGTCGGGCTTTTCAGGTCTTTAGAAGTCGACAGTGCGCCGATATATTTACCTGGGACTTTTTTCAAGAAATCATAGACGCCGTGTTTACCCGGGTTCATCCCCGTCAAGAATGATGGCCATGCTGGAATTGACGAAGGTGGGATTGTAGATTGGAGGACACCATGTACCCCCCCCGCTATCAACTTGGAGATGTGTGGTAGACGCCCCTCTGAGATCAATGGTCTAATGATGTCGAATGTGGCACCATCAATACCAATTACTACACATCTATTAGCCAAAGCGGTGCACCACTAAAACACTGCATGTAGTGGGTATCTTGTATATTCGATGCGAGATCGCGGGGTCTGAAAGGATTTCTGAAAAACATTTTGGACTATAACATTCTCCGCCAAATCCATGTGGATCTATTTTCTTCATGAAAAAGTTTTCTAACATCAATCTCAAAAATACTACGATCATTAAATATATTTGGATACCATATTTTTATCGCTTCTTTTATTCCCCTCATAAATTCAATCCACATTTTTTGTCATCAAAACTAACTCTTTTCTTACTAAATCACATATTTCATTTGTAAAATTTATTTTAATTTCATTGGATAATAAAAAAAATTACTTAATATCTACTCTACTTGATTATGATTTGTGGTGAAAAAGATTATCCTAATCATAAAGGACTAAGTTATTTTCCATCTGACATTTATTCAATTTATAATGTTTTCCTATGTATTGTATATGGTTATATGTCTTTTTTCATTTTTATTTAAACAGAAAAGCGCAAATTTTTGAAATTTTATCTGCTAAATTGCAGAATATTCTCAAGCCATTTCACAACGATCATAACGTTTTTTCCAAAATGGATAGGTACCAAAAAAATATTCCTCAAAATTGGCAGTTACTGGTTAGTTTGCTTGAAACAGCCTCCTATCTTTTTTTGAAATCCATTTATATATCCTTGTTGCGATTGCGGGTTATCTTGTTTTTCTCCATTTCCTCATAACAAAAATACTTTTCTCAATTTTAGCTTTAGCCATGTCCATATCTCCATCATAATAGCTCTGAAGACTCTCGCTCTGGAGAATAGTTGCTTCGTTTCTGTCTCTGATATAAGGATTTAGCATGGGTTTCCTTGTCATCTCCCCTTTTCTGAACTCAAAGTACCCCATTAACACAGCGAGAGGGATGTACGTTAGAAAGAATAACGCTACGAACGTGCTCAACTTGTTTAGATACTTGTCAAGGAATGGGACGTATTGGATGAGAAGTCTGTGCTGGAGCACAACGAAATTCATTATACTCATAGAATACACGAGGTAGCCCCCATGCCCTGCTTTGAAATATATCCACATGTCCCTAACTTTCCTACCAAAATTCCTCATCATTACAGGTCGTTCCAAAAGATACTATTCCTATCAGTATTTTGCTCCTTCCCTCTTAACGCAAGAATCATTGTCGTCTATGTTAGGGGTACCTAGAAATCAATTAAGGATTATGTGTTCATCTTAGGGATAAATATGAAATTCTTGACTTCCTAGCAGTCATCCCCTGCCTAAAGCATTAAGGGCGATGACAATATCCTTCTGGGCGGCTATCCAGAGAGGGCTTGGTGTTCCAAAAGAAAAATGCAATGGTTCGAGTGTGCATTCACTAATATCTTCGATGATCGTCTTCGGCAGAGGAAACTTTATCCTTGAGCCTTTAAACTTATAGGTTGAGACTAAGGAAAAGTCGTTTGAGGCTGCTGAATGGACGCAGAGCTGGACCGATTGAAGAGGCTAAGGATGCTGGAACTCCAGAGGCGGATGCTTCAAGACGAGAATGCGGAGAAGGAGCCGGAGAAGTCCAAGGATCCTAGCCCCCGGGAGATCCTGGAAACCATGTTCTCCGGAAGGGCTTGGGAGGTCTACGAAACTGCAAAGGTCCAGTACTCTACAGTTATGCCCCAGATTGAGCAAACTCTGGTAGAGGGGATCAAATCGGGCAAGATCAAGGACAGCATCGACGGGGAGAGCCTTTTCGTCTTCCTAAGGCGACTGGGACTCAATGTGAGGCTGAATACCAAGATCCGTTACAAAGAGCATGGGGAGCTTAAAACAATCGGGCAGCGGATCCAGGAGACATAAACAATGCAGATGAGGCTCCGGGACAAAAATATGACCTTTTGATTTTCATCCTGTAGTAAATTTCTCAAACAGCTTTCTTTGAACCACCCAACGTGATTTTATCTACACTTTAGTGTAATAATTTCATTTAGTTTAAAAGAGCGAGGATTTCATCCTTTTCTCCCAGAGGATTAACGTAGTTCTTCGAGGTCTGAATTAACGTAGCCGATACCAAGTCCTTCTAGGGTCTCGGGAAGGGGTATCCCTGTTGCTGGGTCCCAACCCATCAACGTGTAGTAATTCGTTAGCATGTCGTTCCAGTGGGGGAGAATACTGATTCCGGAGGTGAGCCCATCGACCGGGGTGGACCCATATCGGACCGATGGGCGGTCATACTCTGCACCTATCCCGGCCCTAAGGTTGTATGCTCTCATTAGGTTGATGGCCCTAAGGCCGACCCGCCTTCCCTCCTCCCCTGTAAAGTCCCAGCCTGTGGCAGAAGAGATTGCAGCTGCTAGGTTCTTTGCATTCATCCCGGTGTTAAAGCGGCAAGCGCCAGTAGAGTCGTCTAGCTGCATTAACCCCTTAGTTTCCGCAACCTCTGTAGAGACCACCTTCCAGTTTCCAGGTCCCTGGGCGTCTGGGCCCATCATGCTCATATGAGTCTCAATGGTGCTTGTGCTGCTCACACAGGTGTCGAACATTTCGGCCCATCGGGTTCTATGATCGTGGCCCCTTGGGATATTCCCTTTCATAGTGTAAATCGCGGCGTCAGCTGCAAGACCACCGATCTTCTCTGAGGCCCTCTTTATTCCCTCAGCGAGGAGTAATCCGAAGCCCTCGCGCTTGGAAATCATCTCGAGAAGCTCTACAACTGCCCAGACATCTCCCCAGGCTATCTTAAATCCCCCGGATTGTTCCTCCGTGAT
Coding sequences within:
- a CDS encoding aminotransferase class III-fold pyridoxal phosphate-dependent enzyme encodes the protein MCENYSKVTREYLFGTWKYQKTWNPKVIVKAEGSRFTDSTGMTYLDFSSQLVCSNLGHSNKAVKKAIAAQGAKLSYIAPGFTTPAAAKLARKLAEVAPGDICKSYFSLGGAEANEAAMKIARFYTRAPKLIARFRSYHGATSGAISLTGDPRRLYAPVIPGTVHAPDVYCYRCPFGLEHPGCGVQCAEYIGDIIEMEGAGNVAALFIEPIVGSNGILVPPDDYMPRLREICTETGTLLVADEVMTGFGRTGEWFCVNHWDVVPDIITMAKGLTSAYVPFSATMVRKPIADYFEDDNLFCHGQTYANHPIGCAAGLAAVEEYQRLDLVSRTKKMGRYLGKRLGELQDSHPSVGEVRGKGLFWGIEPVKNRETKEPFATRKQRFETTMLGKMAGEALKRGVYFFTILNTMIFSPPLIVTEEEIDEGVAVIDEVLKLADAKCI
- a CDS encoding transcriptional regulator, whose product is MNCVTDGFGELLRKTLNALGMSIRDFSEEAEIPASTLYKIVSDENKDFRRSTLRQIIQGVRRLEGVNEENVVGIITTRTALDTIGRTIEIDGGSVKIKEFPATTIEESIIQGVRAEKEGVKGIICGPIAATTLERVVNIPITSFRFDEGLMLDAIVKLVEKI
- the comD gene encoding sulfopyruvate decarboxylase subunit alpha, with protein sequence MRVMEINNVVYMVAKEEHQYKLTDTQNLPIAHHVVGTQIISFLKDNGFDFGVTFPSGKLNNLLEMIEDDEEIFTVPVTREEEGVGVCAGAYLAGKKPFMLIQSSGLGNSFNAIASLLKTYRIPVLILAEHRGIYNETISAQVPLGEALPGMLDAMNIPFIMVRSQLDSLEEFSADNFRNGEPHVVLLSPELF
- the comE gene encoding sulfopyruvate decarboxylase subunit beta, producing MRCQALRVIMDLVEDELVVSNLGDPSKELYHTRDRPKNFYMLGSMGLASSISLGLALSQDRRVVCLDGDGSILMNMGSLSTIANIKPNNLILIALDNGAYGTTGNQNSFAAGLTDLGEVAKACGFNRCITADNDTELTRAFKESLGRAELCLIHASIDRDDTKMDEIPLDPELIKRRFMSSISS
- a CDS encoding glycosyltransferase family A protein, translating into MGYEVIIPARNEEKYIEKTLLAITKQSIKPDRIIVVNDGSRDRTSEISNKYADVVVDLPDRGFSALGTTEIPKVFNKGLERVSPKSEYVLICGGDAVIPEKFFETIRNHMIKDPALVIASGRLESNPSYEGAPPRGTRVVKADFWMNANGLRYPEILGWESWLVFKALQMGKSVKRLPNLITEAQRSPSSGKIKTAWSKGKGMRLLGYDWKYTLARAGTFFIEKPSAGIKMIAGYISTTNERRSDVAEWVGDHQRRRFWRRVYFQIKLFTEKRGQ
- a CDS encoding PIG-L family deacetylase, with the translated sequence MRNNFFENILVISPHTDDGELAAGGTIRRFVEEGSNVSYIALSAPRKELKEECAECLGILGVEDYFILDFPRRRFPEKRQEILQYLFDYNKEHQVDLVLTPSTQDLHQDHQTVTNEVMRAFKHSTIFGYELPWNNIIFHENCFISLNGAHVEKKLKALKCYDTQKTRLYFDREYLHGLLRAKGLHIGEKYAESFEVIKLVLS
- a CDS encoding ATP-grasp domain-containing protein, with translation MIDIVEKENPALIFPESSNEVLALAKARKKFEEMETKVIVSSPEAIQASSNKYLMYETVKQSGKVDLPEYSSASNLDDFVAASERLGYPESPIVFKPHFGKGSRGVRIIDPKADRKSQLMDEKPTSKYMSFDEFIEIFKDVEDTDFPDFLLMEYLEGKEKTADTLALDGRALLTTIKTVEKARWGVIAEGALVRDDFLVEQTEHVLNSIPLSYCVNVQFIAGRLVEINPRVSTFIYQQNLIAPYLAIKLALGELSEEDVIAYQERIDYGRRMIRYMDQVFHKEWREVL
- a CDS encoding alkaline phosphatase family protein, with the translated sequence MANRCVVIGIDGATFDIIRPLISEGRLPHISKLIAGGVHGVLQSTIPPSSIPAWPSFLTGMNPGKHGVYDFLKKVPGKYIGALSTSKDLKSPTVYDILGKGGKTSVVINVTGTYPPKVVRGCLISGLLTPQGVNYVYPEILKEELDEMGYKVYTDIGGYVRSEKIYQELLDLEIKRKEIALSLMNIFNWEFFMLTIVGSDTIQHKLWGDKDKIDDYYYEVDKIVGEVLDKVEDDPNIIIMSDHGFGSSENTFYINKWLEEIGLLSTETTDYESTTSYKIRNLRKKESGISETFSKFGMTKRSLRFIKRMPGYNLIKKWMPSLVTKMYSKIPTDTVAIDWENTKAAVASNWLRNIMINMRGREPLGIVEPWEYEILREEIISKLQKLKNPETNEEIIEKVYKREELYSGPYVDDAPDIVLSLKGKYKVSNSLTAEKVFGVNSGNDIKGSHRMDGIFIASGPDIVKGKKIDGANILDVMPTILKLLSVEIPGDLDGRVLSEIIR
- a CDS encoding DNA-binding protein, yielding MDAELDRLKRLRMLELQRRMLQDENAEKEPEKSKDPSPREILETMFSGRAWEVYETAKVQYSTVMPQIEQTLVEGIKSGKIKDSIDGESLFVFLRRLGLNVRLNTKIRYKEHGELKTIGQRIQET